A stretch of Chitinophaga caeni DNA encodes these proteins:
- a CDS encoding YncE family protein translates to MKDSQISSPQLSYAINNPGAPNTIYITDDPTVNKLSLLITLNLGVATFVPGTLVPKIDAPDSSGSLLYLDLKALQLSATEFNNLEVAATDWTFKLYPDTFTVGMTPTRSLSLGSGVGDQFSITINNLVMENPPSSPSASLNVTAFRVDPVATGKLPQVSFFKVLLQEAPSNKKNLPDAIVCDLNGSGNIFNSIDGYEPVSNQVSFLFKPGNKAANVLAGPDTVFTVSFVYADAWPGYGALTTPDTALNIEVRQGQNAEDWAVSQDPDAQNPSWNLVPKAGAPIIGEGVKSVVQFEVQKIVTTFEPGPTLMFVQYSHVPGYNDGSYYLVLNKIPHVDINELTVTPNPSTVKNGKAQVTVSWKVQHYVLLTLMPFYKDVTNMDSIDLDLETSLDITLVANGPGGATNTVMKTVSANVLPEINSFNATPTNIYKKDFPHMVKFYWDVDTNETVYLVNVSENTKEVVDRTGTLYKDVSQAGMWSIVPKNDSNMFQLRRNVLIEAFDQQHKDANLNYVPRKIVASPTAQFLAAMDPASKSIQIINSLTYDSYAPAIQLGAAPIDLIFSEDGTYLFTILENNSLVVIGISFDTGTSIYTFNILNTVQLDFKPASLALSQQNKYVYVSANDTGDQQGHLLVVEQLDPSTYAVKSDLPIGLNAAGIATDPSGAMIYVCNAGSDSVSVIAYNSFDDDFSITNTISDISGYPLDIVVADPLGNTLLVVCKNNGKLLAINHDDRGYSDRQELDLGGTPVSIDVTYDRAYAFITNDSTNSVSLIGCGAGVGNCKILEQGIPVVAHPDGISLSMDDTMVFVASNSEQKFTIINLVNYQLKGNPTDVGKSPTGVIVSNDNKYAVTWHSALISMGNDSDVPGLYIYNTLTGTVTLAMKDTEVIDAVFSQALPVTKMFMVSKSNNSIDVLSTSDFTSELKIPIPDATSGEKRYPNAISISASGQNMYVVTKDSKGNYSMLIYSCDIGSNVYKVIFDQELFNSTVKSNLVLLANSPSGNHAFVLDVFSGNLYTVKRDAGGTFELLNKDITISSIAKSMICSPSNNTLYILTQINLKTGFTILDIETMEVRNYTYPVSYGQILNLQRLAISPDGSRLFATDADMTGVRIINATNLRIVQTLSYESNIRYPMGIAMVPDASAIYFTGMNSGNIAQLKQINS, encoded by the coding sequence ATGAAAGATTCGCAAATTTCCAGCCCACAACTTTCGTATGCGATTAATAACCCGGGAGCCCCGAATACTATTTATATAACGGATGATCCTACCGTAAACAAATTGAGCCTGCTGATCACCTTAAATTTGGGTGTGGCAACGTTTGTTCCCGGAACATTAGTGCCTAAGATCGATGCCCCGGATAGTAGTGGCTCCTTGTTATACCTCGATTTGAAAGCTTTACAATTAAGTGCAACCGAGTTTAATAACTTGGAAGTGGCAGCTACCGATTGGACATTCAAATTATACCCGGATACTTTCACTGTTGGTATGACCCCTACAAGATCATTATCCTTGGGCAGTGGCGTGGGAGATCAATTCTCTATTACCATTAATAACCTGGTAATGGAAAACCCGCCTTCTTCACCGAGTGCAAGCCTGAATGTAACGGCATTCAGGGTAGACCCCGTCGCAACTGGAAAATTACCGCAGGTTTCATTCTTTAAAGTCTTGTTGCAAGAAGCGCCAAGCAATAAGAAAAATTTGCCTGATGCTATCGTTTGCGACCTCAACGGCAGCGGTAATATTTTCAATTCTATCGATGGCTATGAACCGGTCAGCAACCAGGTCTCATTCTTGTTCAAACCCGGGAATAAGGCTGCAAATGTACTTGCCGGCCCCGATACGGTATTCACGGTTTCTTTTGTTTATGCCGATGCTTGGCCCGGTTACGGCGCTTTAACTACCCCGGATACAGCATTGAATATCGAGGTAAGGCAAGGGCAAAATGCCGAAGATTGGGCGGTGTCCCAAGATCCCGACGCGCAAAACCCAAGTTGGAACTTAGTGCCGAAGGCAGGAGCGCCCATTATAGGTGAAGGGGTAAAATCGGTCGTGCAATTTGAAGTGCAAAAAATTGTCACCACTTTTGAACCCGGACCCACCCTGATGTTTGTACAATACAGCCATGTGCCGGGTTATAATGACGGTTCTTATTATCTCGTACTTAATAAAATTCCCCATGTTGACATCAATGAACTCACGGTAACGCCCAATCCTTCCACGGTTAAAAACGGTAAGGCGCAAGTTACCGTTAGTTGGAAAGTACAGCATTATGTGCTACTAACCTTAATGCCTTTTTACAAGGATGTTACGAATATGGATAGTATCGATCTCGACCTTGAAACCAGCCTGGATATTACCCTGGTAGCTAATGGCCCCGGCGGTGCAACGAATACCGTGATGAAAACGGTATCGGCAAACGTGTTGCCGGAGATCAACTCTTTCAACGCTACACCTACCAATATTTATAAGAAGGATTTTCCCCATATGGTGAAATTTTATTGGGATGTAGATACCAATGAAACCGTTTATCTTGTTAATGTCAGCGAAAATACCAAGGAGGTAGTTGATAGAACCGGTACCCTCTACAAAGACGTTTCTCAAGCCGGTATGTGGTCTATCGTGCCAAAGAACGACAGCAATATGTTTCAATTAAGGAGGAATGTATTGATTGAAGCATTTGATCAGCAGCATAAGGATGCAAACTTGAATTATGTTCCCCGCAAAATCGTAGCGTCACCAACGGCGCAGTTCCTTGCAGCGATGGATCCGGCAAGTAAAAGCATCCAAATAATTAATTCATTGACTTATGATTCTTATGCGCCGGCTATACAGTTAGGTGCGGCGCCGATAGATTTAATCTTTTCGGAAGATGGCACGTATTTATTTACAATACTAGAAAATAATTCATTAGTAGTAATCGGTATCAGTTTCGATACCGGGACGTCCATATATACTTTCAATATTTTAAATACGGTTCAATTAGATTTTAAACCGGCCAGTTTGGCGCTATCGCAACAAAATAAATATGTTTACGTAAGCGCTAATGATACCGGCGATCAACAAGGGCATTTACTGGTTGTTGAACAGCTCGATCCCAGTACTTACGCTGTGAAAAGTGACTTACCCATTGGTTTGAATGCCGCCGGGATAGCAACTGATCCAAGCGGGGCCATGATCTATGTTTGTAATGCCGGGAGTGACTCCGTCAGCGTGATCGCATATAATTCCTTCGATGATGATTTCAGTATTACGAATACCATCTCGGATATCAGCGGCTATCCTTTAGATATCGTGGTAGCCGATCCGCTGGGAAATACGTTGCTGGTAGTTTGTAAAAATAACGGGAAGCTACTTGCCATAAATCATGATGACAGGGGGTATTCAGATAGGCAAGAGTTGGATTTGGGTGGAACGCCTGTAAGTATTGATGTAACTTATGACAGGGCATACGCTTTCATAACAAATGATAGCACAAATTCGGTAAGCCTGATCGGCTGTGGCGCAGGTGTAGGTAATTGTAAGATTTTAGAACAAGGTATCCCTGTAGTAGCGCATCCTGATGGAATTTCGCTTTCCATGGATGATACGATGGTTTTTGTTGCCAGTAATTCCGAACAGAAATTTACAATCATCAACCTGGTAAATTATCAATTGAAGGGTAATCCTACAGATGTGGGAAAATCTCCGACCGGTGTGATCGTGAGTAATGATAATAAGTATGCCGTTACCTGGCATAGCGCCTTAATAAGTATGGGGAATGATTCCGATGTTCCGGGACTATATATCTACAATACATTAACGGGAACCGTTACACTTGCCATGAAAGATACGGAGGTGATCGATGCGGTATTTTCCCAGGCGTTACCGGTGACTAAAATGTTCATGGTGTCGAAAAGCAATAATAGTATTGATGTTCTCAGTACAAGCGATTTTACCTCTGAATTGAAAATACCCATCCCTGATGCTACGAGCGGGGAAAAGCGTTATCCAAATGCAATATCTATTTCGGCAAGCGGTCAGAATATGTATGTAGTAACAAAGGATTCGAAAGGGAATTACTCCATGCTCATATATTCTTGCGATATAGGGTCGAATGTATACAAAGTAATTTTTGATCAAGAGTTATTTAATTCAACGGTGAAATCAAACCTCGTATTATTAGCAAATTCACCCAGCGGGAACCATGCTTTTGTACTTGATGTATTTAGCGGCAATCTATATACAGTTAAAAGGGATGCAGGGGGGACATTCGAATTGTTAAATAAAGATATCACGATCAGTTCCATTGCCAAATCGATGATTTGTTCCCCCAGCAACAATACTTTGTATATCCTGACACAGATTAACCTGAAAACCGGCTTCACAATTTTAGATATTGAAACGATGGAAGTAAGGAACTATACGTACCCTGTTTCTTACGGCCAAATTCTCAACCTGCAAAGGCTTGCCATATCACCGGATGGAAGCCGCTTATTTGCCACCGATGCAGACATGACAGGCGTCAGGATCATCAACGCCACGAACCTAAGGATAGTGCAAACGCTTTCATATGAATCCAATATCCGTTACCCGATGGGAATCGCCATGGTGCCGGATGCGAGCGCTATTTACTTCACGGGTATGAATAGTGGCAATATCGCGCAATTAAAACAAATCAATTCATAA
- a CDS encoding carboxylesterase/lipase family protein, which produces MRYLLSTISLIICIAIFHSCSISITDWGKLKVTGGYISGITDSNVHIFKGIPFAAPPVDSLRWKAPQPVRPWDGVKSCTAFGPSPMQRAPQPFNVWSEEYLIPSQPISEDCLYLNVWTAAENKIEKRPVFVWIYGGGFQSGGSAVPIYDGKAMADQGLVFVSINYRVGLFGFFAHPELSKESASHVSGNYGLLDQVAALKWVRDNIAQFGGDPANVTIAGQSAGSMSVNCLVASPLAKGLFHHAIAESGAHFTGGYPGLGEAEELGVQKMAALGIPDIDSLRKAPASALLASGGIGPIVDGHFLPKQIYRIFENRGQNPVDLITGWNQEDALVFPPFKSAAEFKQQLQQLYGENAMKMLSYYPAGNDSIALRSQVAFSRDRHFGMQNFRWANVAAKQGTKVYLYRFARQLPYADETTNYGAFHTAEVPFVLGNLKFVNRPWTEQDFELSRKMSAYWVNFAKTGSPNAEGMLEWEPYDPGQPRVMWFDLDIAMRPLKDSAALQSMFTDF; this is translated from the coding sequence ATGCGTTATTTATTATCAACAATTAGCCTAATTATTTGCATTGCGATTTTTCATTCTTGCAGCATTTCTATAACGGATTGGGGTAAGTTGAAAGTTACCGGTGGATATATCAGCGGTATTACTGACAGCAATGTTCATATCTTCAAAGGCATTCCATTTGCCGCTCCCCCGGTGGATAGTTTACGTTGGAAAGCTCCGCAACCCGTCAGGCCCTGGGATGGGGTGAAATCTTGTACGGCATTTGGTCCTAGCCCCATGCAAAGAGCGCCGCAACCATTTAACGTATGGTCTGAAGAATATCTAATTCCTTCCCAACCAATCAGCGAAGACTGTTTATACCTGAATGTCTGGACGGCAGCCGAAAATAAAATCGAGAAACGCCCGGTGTTTGTATGGATCTATGGCGGCGGTTTTCAAAGCGGGGGGAGCGCGGTGCCGATTTATGATGGTAAAGCCATGGCCGACCAGGGCCTTGTTTTTGTAAGTATTAATTACCGCGTAGGTTTATTCGGTTTCTTCGCGCACCCGGAATTAAGTAAAGAATCGGCATCGCATGTATCAGGCAACTATGGCTTGTTGGACCAGGTGGCCGCATTGAAATGGGTTAGGGATAACATCGCGCAATTTGGCGGTGATCCAGCTAATGTAACGATAGCTGGTCAATCTGCCGGCTCCATGAGTGTAAATTGCTTGGTAGCCTCGCCCTTGGCAAAAGGACTATTTCATCACGCTATCGCGGAAAGCGGGGCTCATTTTACCGGTGGTTACCCCGGTTTGGGCGAAGCGGAAGAATTAGGCGTTCAGAAGATGGCAGCGCTAGGCATTCCGGATATTGACTCGCTCAGGAAAGCACCGGCCAGTGCCTTGCTGGCATCGGGTGGGATCGGCCCTATTGTAGATGGACATTTTCTGCCCAAGCAGATTTACAGGATATTCGAAAACCGTGGGCAGAACCCGGTCGACCTAATTACGGGTTGGAACCAGGAAGATGCCTTGGTATTTCCACCTTTTAAGAGCGCGGCAGAATTTAAGCAGCAGTTACAACAGTTATATGGAGAAAATGCTATGAAGATGTTGTCATATTACCCGGCAGGTAATGATAGCATTGCCCTGCGTTCACAGGTTGCTTTTTCAAGGGATCGACACTTCGGCATGCAGAATTTTAGATGGGCCAATGTGGCGGCTAAGCAAGGAACTAAGGTTTACTTGTACCGTTTTGCCAGGCAGTTGCCTTATGCGGATGAAACGACGAACTACGGCGCTTTCCATACAGCAGAGGTACCGTTTGTACTCGGTAATTTGAAATTTGTCAACCGGCCATGGACCGAACAAGATTTTGAATTATCGCGTAAGATGTCGGCTTACTGGGTGAATTTTGCCAAGACAGGTAGTCCGAACGCGGAAGGAATGCTTGAATGGGAACCTTATGATCCGGGGCAGCCAAGGGTGATGTGGTTTGATTTAGACATTGCAATGCGGCCCTTGAAAGATTCGGCAGCCTTGCAATCCATGTTCACAGATTTTTAG